From Tiliqua scincoides isolate rTilSci1 chromosome 2, rTilSci1.hap2, whole genome shotgun sequence, the proteins below share one genomic window:
- the CCNB1 gene encoding G2/mitotic-specific cyclin-B1 isoform X1 — translation MALRITRNTKVNVENKTKPVMAASKRGPVAAKPGLRPRTALGDIGNKACDPKPKELVKKDILKPAVVEKIATRKATRAAEKAIEPVKEDKPILEPVKLESPSPSPMETSGCAPAEEMLCQAFSDVLLEVKDIDTDDASDPNLCSEYVKDIYNYLKVLEGQQSVRPNYLAGQEITGNMRAILIDWLVQVQMKFKLLQETMYMTVAIIDRFLQNNKVTKRLLQLVGVTAMFIASKYEEMYPPEIGDFAFVTDHTYTNLQIRQMEMKILRSLDFNLGRPLPLHFLRRASKIGEADVQQHTLAKYLMELSLVDYEMVHYPPSQIAAAAFCLSTKVLEEGEWTPTLQHYMYYAESDLLPIMQHMAKNVVCVNRGLTKHMTVKNKYASSKNCKISTLPALNSAIIQDLAKPLSK, via the exons AACACAAAGGTCAACGTGGAGAACAAAACCAAACCTGTAATGGCAGCCAGCAAGCGGGGGCCTgttgctgccaagccaggtttaAGGCCTAGGACTGCCCTGGGAGACATTGGTAATAAAGCATGTGACCCAAAGCCCAAGGAGCTAGTGAAAAAG GACATATTGAAACCTGCAGTTGTAGAGAAAATAGCCACTAGGAAAGCTACACGGGCTGCTGAAAAGGCAATTGAGCCTGTAAAAGAAGATAAGCCAATCCTGGAACCTGTTAAG TTGGAGTCTCCATCCCCAAGCCCAATGGAGACTTCCGGTTGTGCACCAGCTGAGGAAATGCTGTGCCAGGCTTTTTCAGATGTTCTGCTTGAAGTGAAAGACATAGATACAGATGATGCTTCTGACCCAAACCTCTGCAGTGAATATGTTAAGGATATCTACAACTACCTGAAAGTTCTTGAG GGACAACAGTCAGTGAGACCCAATTACTTGGCAGGTCAGGAGATTACTGGAAACATGCGGGCAATCCTAATTGACTGGCTTGTACAGGTTCAGATGAAATTCAAGCTCCTGCAGGAGACCATGTACATGACTGTTGCCATTATTGATCGCTTTCTGCAG AACAACAAAGTCACTAAGAGGCTGCTACAGCTAGTTGGTGTAACAGCCATGTTCATTGCCAGCAAATATGAAGAAATGTATCCACCAGAAATTGGAGATTTTGCCTTCGTGACAGATCACACTTACACCAATCTTCAGATCAGGCAAATGGAAATGAAGATACTAAGATCTCTTGACTTCAACCTTGGCCGTCCTCTTCCACTACACTTCCTAAGGAGAGCATCAAAAATTGGAGAG GCAGATGTACAGCAGCACACACTGGCAAAATATCTGATGGAACTCTCACTGGTGGATTATGAAATGGTACACTACCCTCCCTCTCAGATTGCAGCTGCTGCCTTTTGCTTATCTACTAAAGTACTTGAGGAGGGAGAGTGG ACACCAACTCTACAACACTACATGTATTATGCTGAGAGTGACCTCCTTCCTATTATGCAGCATATGGCAAAGAATGTGGTGTGTGTCAACCGAGGCCTTACGAAGCACATG ACTGTCAAGAACAAATATGCCAGCAGCAAGAACTGTAAGATCAGTACCCTTCCAGCCCTGAACTCTGCAATCATACAGGATCTGGCAAAACCACTGTCAAAATAA
- the CCNB1 gene encoding G2/mitotic-specific cyclin-B1 isoform X2, whose product MALRITRNTKVNVENKTKPVMAASKRGPVAAKPGLRPRTALGDIGNKACDPKPKELVKKDILKPAVVEKIATRKATRAAEKAIEPVKEDKPILEPVKLESPSPSPMETSGCAPAEEMLCQAFSDVLLEVKDIDTDDASDPNLCSEYVKDIYNYLKVLEGQQSVRPNYLAGQEITGNMRAILIDWLVQVQMKFKLLQETMYMTVAIIDRFLQNNKVTKRLLQLVGVTAMFIASKYEEMYPPEIGDFAFVTDHTYTNLQIRQMEMKILRSLDFNLGRPLPLHFLRRASKIGEADVQQHTLAKYLMELSLVDYEMVHYPPSQIAAAAFCLSTKVLEEGEWHMAKNVVCVNRGLTKHMTVKNKYASSKNCKISTLPALNSAIIQDLAKPLSK is encoded by the exons AACACAAAGGTCAACGTGGAGAACAAAACCAAACCTGTAATGGCAGCCAGCAAGCGGGGGCCTgttgctgccaagccaggtttaAGGCCTAGGACTGCCCTGGGAGACATTGGTAATAAAGCATGTGACCCAAAGCCCAAGGAGCTAGTGAAAAAG GACATATTGAAACCTGCAGTTGTAGAGAAAATAGCCACTAGGAAAGCTACACGGGCTGCTGAAAAGGCAATTGAGCCTGTAAAAGAAGATAAGCCAATCCTGGAACCTGTTAAG TTGGAGTCTCCATCCCCAAGCCCAATGGAGACTTCCGGTTGTGCACCAGCTGAGGAAATGCTGTGCCAGGCTTTTTCAGATGTTCTGCTTGAAGTGAAAGACATAGATACAGATGATGCTTCTGACCCAAACCTCTGCAGTGAATATGTTAAGGATATCTACAACTACCTGAAAGTTCTTGAG GGACAACAGTCAGTGAGACCCAATTACTTGGCAGGTCAGGAGATTACTGGAAACATGCGGGCAATCCTAATTGACTGGCTTGTACAGGTTCAGATGAAATTCAAGCTCCTGCAGGAGACCATGTACATGACTGTTGCCATTATTGATCGCTTTCTGCAG AACAACAAAGTCACTAAGAGGCTGCTACAGCTAGTTGGTGTAACAGCCATGTTCATTGCCAGCAAATATGAAGAAATGTATCCACCAGAAATTGGAGATTTTGCCTTCGTGACAGATCACACTTACACCAATCTTCAGATCAGGCAAATGGAAATGAAGATACTAAGATCTCTTGACTTCAACCTTGGCCGTCCTCTTCCACTACACTTCCTAAGGAGAGCATCAAAAATTGGAGAG GCAGATGTACAGCAGCACACACTGGCAAAATATCTGATGGAACTCTCACTGGTGGATTATGAAATGGTACACTACCCTCCCTCTCAGATTGCAGCTGCTGCCTTTTGCTTATCTACTAAAGTACTTGAGGAGGGAGAGTGG CATATGGCAAAGAATGTGGTGTGTGTCAACCGAGGCCTTACGAAGCACATG ACTGTCAAGAACAAATATGCCAGCAGCAAGAACTGTAAGATCAGTACCCTTCCAGCCCTGAACTCTGCAATCATACAGGATCTGGCAAAACCACTGTCAAAATAA